From the Diadema setosum chromosome 6, eeDiaSeto1, whole genome shotgun sequence genome, the window TTATCTTCttaaattgtgaaaattttgtgataCCTAGTTGAATTTTGTAGAGCCTTCAAACAAAGTGAAGAGAGAATGAACATGTGACAAAGATGCTATCATTGTGTTATTCCCTAGATTGTACTTTTGGAAGGAAGCCCGCGCATTGGAGGATGGATCCACTCAAATTTAACTCCAGAGGGAGCTGTTCATGAAAGAGGAACACGCAGTATCCGTCCAGCTGGCATCGTGGGGAAGAACACCCTTGATCTGGTAATGAATGCCAAATCGTTCAATTCTATCAACTTGATCCTTGGAAGGGAAATTTAAATACAGTGGGTGATACTAGTAGTCAAGATCCAAGATGATCTTGAATGTCCTGTCATACTTATCATGTGGCTGCCCccctacatacattgtaattattAATATGGGATACAGTGGCTgatccagagggggggggggggggggatgcattgGGCGCactccccctcctttttttagttaaaacaaaaggaataaaaacaaaaaaaaatggagggggtgcatgtgcccccccccccctttaattttgcaaaggcgcctcccctttatggaattcctggatccacccctgggATATAAAggcaaatgaaaagaaatatgacCATTTTGAGTCATTCTTAGTTTGCAATGAATTGATTGATAGCTTCTCAGGCTCATGATCAGTAGCGAATACCATTGAAAACACAGACTCACACACAGAGGAGAATGATGAATTGCACAAGTTTTAGTTTTGACAAATacactgcaaaaccagaaacgtgttcatggcatgaaactttcgagAACCTTCGGAGTCAATattaaacacaaaacaaaactgaatgtGCACCTAGCTCTCAAGTCGCATAGTTTGGAAGTATGCAGTTCTAGTCATATTTGATGCACTAGGCCTAACTGGTACAGAAGCGGTAATGTGGTACAAGTCAATTTACTTGTACACTGGACAGCATCATaatggcattcagtgcattgttatttgtgtagacaaaaacttttgcatgcTTTGTACTCTCTCAAATCTTGCCCCCTTGTGAAATTCATGTAAGTTTCATGCATGAGAAAGAAATTCTGGTCTTGCAGTAGCCATGAAATCTGCACTCCACTGAGTGGCATGTTCAGAGGGGGTGTACCAGACACGTGTGCATCCCCcattatttctttgttattaaaacaaaatgaaaaaaaaacgagaaaaatgGAGGGGGCTGCACCCCCTTTGATTTGATAAAAGCGCCCCcgctttatggaattcctggatctgcccatGCCAGTGAGTCCTGCTCAAGCTCTAGATTGCAATGTGCTGCTTTCAAGTCTTAGTATCATGCTGCTTTTACAAAGAcattcacaaaaaaacaacgaaacacAACAGGAAAAAATAAGGCATAATCACTGCATTATTTTACCTTCAGGTCCACACGCTTCATGCGCACCATCTTTATATGTTGTCTTTTGGAGCATTTCCTTTCAACTACTATTTGATAAGTCTTTTCTCTGATGTTACTGTCGGATGTGCAGGTGTCAGCGATTGGTATAGAAGACCAGGTGGTTCCGGTTACGAGGAGTCACCCAGCCACCCAAAACCGCTTCATCTACACCCCTGGAGGTCTGCATCGCCTCCCCTCATCTCTGGGAGGCTTGGTGAGGCAGCAGACACCGTTCTCTCAGTCTCTGGCCGCCCGACTGGCGAGGGAGCCCTTCGCCCCGCGTTGCCACGAGGAGGACGAGACGATCCATGACTTCTTCTCCCGCAGGTTGGGTAGAGAGGTAAGACCGCAGTGGTGATGATAGGAAGAGTTGTGTTGAAAAATTCTCTATCGATGAAGTATCCGATCTGAATGCCATAGAAATGCCAAAAAATCTGCTGAAATGTTTACTAGTGGCAgactttttatcaatgtttggAAAGCTCATATACTATGTACATGTGACTCCCATTGTAGCAGTCTTTGGGACTAGATGTCTAGCAGTTTTTCATTGATacacaaaaatcataattttgttacaaccaaacaaaaaatgaatattataaTGGAGAAATTCAGATCTTGATATCATAGATATATTTCTTGTTTACCAAATAATCTGCTGAAATGCTTTCTAGTTAGCAgactttttatcaatgtttggAAAGCTTATATACTTTGCACAGGTGACTCCCGACAGAGTCTGTGGGACTAGcattttttcattgatataatcacatacacctgtatatcataattttgtCATAACCACAGAAATAATGGATGTATTGTAAAGATTATAATTTGGGATCtgattttttactttgttgtgcAAAAATGTCTTGATAAAATGGTGTTTGTTACAATGGGAACACACTGTATTAAACACAGAGAAAGGAATGTTCGACATTACTTCAACTTTTTCTAAAAAGGATACACAGAGCGAGGTGCCGTGGGAGAGTGTCTCTTCAACACTGTGCACACATACTCCAGGTTGCTGTTATGTAATGGTAGCTTTGTATAGTAATGGAGTCGGCTGTTACATCAGGAAATGTCCAATCCTATCATAATCTGAACATTAGATTGACTAGGTCAAGACAGAGCAATGCCCTAAAAGTCAGTGGTGCTTGGTATAGTTGTCAGTCGGTGCCCAGCCAAAATTGGTTAAAAACTTACCACCTGACTGCCTAGGAGACTGATTTTGGGGATTGTGACCATAGCCTGACAGAGAGAGGTGTTGATGTGGATGTCTGATGTTGATAatcttcaaaatttttgaatgatcgaacattttttttaacccgtcgaggacgagtccagaggatacttgggcaagtgtctatgagaaatgcatgttgtagcaaaatcagtccgtcctcagcgGCTTTAATGATTGTCATATAGAAATAAGTTGGAAATTGCAAGAGCTCtcttatatacattgtatctgtatAATGTTCTTGTGATGACTTCTCATGTTGCCTGTAGGTGGCCGAATTTTTGGCAGATCCATTCTGTCGGGGAATATTTGCAGGCAACTCCAGGGAGCTCAGCATGAAGGCATGCTTTCCCGCACTTTTCGACGCCGAGCGAAAGTACGGTTCAATCATTCTTGGCAGCATGCGCAGTAAACCAGGTAAGTAGTATCATTTTGTGTGCGATGTTGTTTCTCCATTGTAGAAGACCTATCCAGACTTTATTGTGCTGTTTTAGTAATCTGTTTGGGAATGAAATGCAGTATTCTTGCATGCCTTTTCGTTTGTTTATAAAACTTATTGAATACATGATATAGACAGAATTCAACATatatttctagcaaaatgaaagggCACTTGACTGttatacctctttcagaaatcaAGGAGAACAATGTCACCCTTACCATgagtcagtaacaagttgagaGAAAATGTACTTTTCATAGAAGATAGAagtttgtggaattctcttttgtattctttttacgTTCTTGTCCTCCAGTAATGTCACAaactgtagcagtcttctcatccagcaatagCAGCACTAAAATTTAAAAGATTCATCACTTGTGAATGGAGTGTctgattttctttaaactttcactgatgtgttctttcaatattgaTGCATACACTCGATccacacatacataatgtatatttcgtatcagggcaattaccccctggctaaatactggttagtgatgaGGAcagagttagggttagggttagggttaggattaggttcaggattaggattagggttaagtCAGGAGAAGGGTCCAGGGTACTTGCCCTAGACCTGTATATTTGGGTGaaatttgtcctttaaaaatgatatgaatagaATCACAAGTCAAAGTTTGTCTCTTTGGACCTCAGAAAAAGTTCCAGATGTTGGGAAGACCAGATTGGCACAGCAGGCCGCAGAGGAGAAGTGGGCCAGCTGGACCTTAACCAATGGGCTCCAAACGCTGCCAAATAAGCTCTCTGATTGGCTCATCCAGCAAGGGGTCGAAGTTCACAGTTCTACTCCATGTGTCAAGGTGGAGTTTGGTCATAGAGATGAAGGAGATTTGTCCCGGCAGGTGAGAGAAATTGTAGTCTTCTGTTTGGATGATGTCAAaacagagttgccaatttgtgtATCTTTGCAAtatttagtgattttttttttccagcctaACTGTCATAATACAGTTTAGAAATGGAGAATATCTTTTATGATGAGAATTATACAGAGCATGAATTGTATACAATTTTCCCATTTTAGGGccaaatgtgtgtatgtgtgtgtgtgtgtgttgttttttttttttttgcatttgcaGAGTGTGGCATCTCTGTCTTAGTTAGTGCTGTATCTAGTACTTTGATAACAATGAGGGAGAATATCAGCCGTCGACCATCGTACATGTGTGTACATTGAGAAATGTATAACTATTTGTAAACTTTCGGTATCATGTAAAGACTCTAAGGTTATTGATAAGGTGTTTCTGTCCCTCCTCAAGATTGACATCAGAAATTTAAGTTGGTTGAATGTGGCAGATTATCAAATTGCCCCCTATCCCTCACCACCCTTGCAGGTTGCCCAGGTTACAACAGAGGATGCTGTGTGGGAGGCTGAGCACATCATTTGTTCGACGTCGTCACAAGGTATCGAGTTATGTTTGCAATACCTTCTTTTTGGGGGATTCTTTGTGAACATTACTCTCTCTGTATAAGTACCAGAAAAAAGGTGCCTGTTAAAAACCAATTCAAGATCTTGCAAAATGTGGTTTACAATTACAGTGGTATGAGCTAATCCAACTCATCAACTaatatgtacagtgcactcgCATTATAACAAAGagcatggttataacaaaattccagttacaacgtagtaaaaattcaggtcccaacaTTATCTGCTATATgttatttattgtttattcatttggttatgacaaaatttcaatataaagaaagaaaagtgccagtcccgaggacgaCTTTATTACAGGAGTTGATTGTAATCCACAGTGGCTGTACAATCTTATACTAGTATACTTTGACAGTGACTTGAAAACCTGTATCATCTTGAGTATGAACATGCCTCAAATGCCTACTTGTActaaatgtatacttttaatacatgtataatgcatgtAATAGTCATGTACAAACTGTAGACCTTGTTGTCTGTATTGCCTAAATAAAAAAAGGTGCTGAACACACTGGGCAAAGCACCTTCAGTGCTTTGCATGTGTGGGCTTGATGCTCAAGAGTCCCCCACCAGTGCTAGGATTTCagggacagtgtgtacaacatTATGgtgttttctgtgccaatatGCACTCAAAGCATGCAATGGGTTGAGCAATCTTATACCATATCAGCATAATACTAAACATATTACAATGTGTGTATTAAGCATTATGATtaactactgtacatgtatcatggcTAAATTGAgcattattgtccccgccgaacgagttcgagcaggggactatgaaacgggctccgtacgtgtgtgtgtccgtgtgtccgtctgtccgtccgtctgtccgtgtgtgcgtccgtgtgtgatcaaaatcttcaatttgctacttccctgtcatttatgagccaattttgattctgtttgttttatatgatagcactacatgggagctttgaaacttctacacagaatttcagttgtgacctttgaccttgacctttgacctatattgtacattttgctacaaaatgctactccttcgccatttctaacccgatttcgattccgtttgctttatgtgatggcactagttgagggcttcaaaacttttacacagaattttgacctttgacttctttgacctttgaccttgattttttgacctgtattgtacattttgctacaaaatgctactccttcgccatttctaacccaatttcgattttgtttgctttatgtgataacactaggtgagggcttcaaaacttttacacagaattttgacctttgacttctttgacctttgaccttgatttttgacctgtattgtacattttgctacaaaatgctactccttcgccatttctaacctgatttcgattccgtttgctttatgtggtggcactaggtgagggcttcaaaacttgtacacagaattttgacctttgacttctttgacctttgaccttaattttggacgtatattgtacaatggctacaaaatgctactccttcgccatttctaacccgatttcgattccgtttgctttatgtgatggcactaggtgagggcttcaaaacatgtacacagaatgttgacctttgacctttgaccttgatttttgacctgtattgtacattttgctacaaaatgctacttccggcggggacatataatacgcaccgcgtaatttctacttttccttgttatgaATGCAGGGGTTTCCATCCATAGCTCAGTGGGTAAGAGGATCGGTCTAGCAATCCAGAGGTCTTGTGTTCAAATCcagatggaatcccattttctttgctcagtttatttttcaatgtttttttatatctttttggccagtttctcttttgttttcatttatgaTTTAAATTCCTATGAATTTATCACATCTGAACATGCTTCATGATTCTTCTTGTAACCATCACTAGTTGCCCAGGCCTTGCTGCCGGCTGAACACAGCCGTCTGTCTGACCTCCTCTCTGCCATCACCAGCTGTGCCGTGGCCGTGGTCAACCTGGAGTTCGACGACCTCCGGCTGCCGGTCAATGGCTTCGGCTACCTGGTCCCATCCTCAGTGCCTTCCAAGATCCTGGGCGTCGTCTTCGACTCCTGCGCATTCCCCGAACTTGACAGAAGGAAAGACCCTACGACAAGACTGACGGTGAGTTAACCCATTAATAACTGAACCATCCGAAACCATCCACCTtgacccattgaagacgagtcccaagaatactccagcaggtgtctatggaaaatacGTATTGTAGGAAAATcggcccgtcctcaatgggttaatactcACTGAAATGCCCGAAACAGTCTGTCTGCTTTTTTGTAGTTTTGTGTTttactatttttattgtttttatatagatattatataacataattttaaagaggtaaaaggtcaacaaaagtacAATATATGTCAGAATTGCTTCTGTGACACAGTACCATTCTCTTGGTAAAATCTTtataggctttcaaataaacataacttatgatagacaaaaataaacatgcagtgagTTATTTTACGTGATTTAGAAAGGTGTCGAAATGAGAGTAATATTGATGTACCTTCTAGGGAACACTAGGCCATTATTTATGGAATCTCCAGTTGCTAGAGGGTTGATTATGCAGCAAGAGTTCCTAATGGTAACACACATGTTCACAAAAACTCATACTAAATGGCATTACTCTTTGGCGGAATTAAATTTCAACAATAATTTGCCAAATATTTTCTCCGAGCCACCCCAATTAGATATACTAAAAGCATGCCAATACCTGCTCAGGgttggatccaggaattctgtaagggggggcaactaatatttctggtgccactttcggatttcatttcttttttttttcttttttcttttgttgtaaccggaattttgttataaccatgtccATAATGGGAGTGCCCCGTACAATTAAATTCTAGGTATATTGAaatctgtgtgcatgtgcgctTACCAAATGCTGTGTTTTAAAGATGAGTACCGCTTGTTTCACCAGGACTATGCCCAAGGTTTACAGACATATTGTCGCTTGgatgacaagacctcgtatctacaaaatgtcaaatatgTTCAGGAGAgtaaaaaaaacatggcagccaaagcactgtatccaatgagatagacattcctttgacatgccatggtggcactttttttttaggtaAGACAGCAAGGATTTGGAcgggacatcacttaactgattatctgaccattaatccaaaaagtcaatgtcaccaaaatttcagatacaacctgaaggtcttgtcaccccagcgacgatatgtgaAGTAGTGCTATGCAAGGAAAGCACTTAAAGAGAAGTGACATACCTGTCCCCAACTCATCCCATACCtcaacacaaagaaaaaaataataaataataaataaa encodes:
- the LOC140230042 gene encoding protoporphyrinogen oxidase-like encodes the protein MAVRRADVVVLGGGISGLASAFYLTSPQNTGASDRQKGHKKIVLLEGSPRIGGWIHSNLTPEGAVHERGTRSIRPAGIVGKNTLDLVSAIGIEDQVVPVTRSHPATQNRFIYTPGGLHRLPSSLGGLVRQQTPFSQSLAARLAREPFAPRCHEEDETIHDFFSRRLGREVAEFLADPFCRGIFAGNSRELSMKACFPALFDAERKYGSIILGSMRSKPEKVPDVGKTRLAQQAAEEKWASWTLTNGLQTLPNKLSDWLIQQGVEVHSSTPCVKVEFGHRDEGDLSRQVAQVTTEDAVWEAEHIICSTSSQVAQALLPAEHSRLSDLLSAITSCAVAVVNLEFDDLRLPVNGFGYLVPSSVPSKILGVVFDSCAFPELDRRKDPTTRLTCMMGGAWFNELFGDPNHSDLDDLLHSALEAIKNQMGINQQPAYAKVNILHDCIPHYKLGHTKLVDDIQSYIKDHRLPLTLVGASYRGVSVNDCIMQARQAVQALDT